The genomic DNA CGAAGCCTCGTTTTCCGTTAGCTGACTTTTTAACCTCCGTCACTGGATATCGACCATACGGGATATCCCCTACTCGTGTATTTTTTCCAGCGCGATTTCCGCGGCTTTGAATTCGGCCTCTTTGGTCGACGCGCCCCAGGCTTCGGCGAGGATTTTATCTCCCGCCATGAGCCGCACTTTGAAGTTTGAGGCATGGTCCGGACCGACGCGCTCCAGCATTTCGTAGCGCGGCACGTCCATCCCCTGCTGCTGAAAGTATTCCTGGAGTTCGGTCTTGGGGTCTTTGACGACGGCGGCCCCAGATATCTCCGGCTTGGTTTGCAGGAAGTTTGAGACGGCTTCAGCGGCATTCTGAAATCCGCCGTCGATAAATATCGCCCCAAAGAGCGCCTCGACGCAGTCGGCGGCAATGGAATCCGTCGGTCCCGACTTTACGAGGCTTTTGCCTATCCTAATGAGGCCTTTGACGCCCATCTCGGCGGCCCAGAGGCTCAGGCTGTTTTTACAGACTATCTGAGCGCGCAGGCGCGTGAGCTGGCCTTCGTCGTAGTCGGGATAGGAAAGGAAAAGTCTGTTTGAGGTAACGAGCTCTAGAACGGCGTCGCCGAGAAATTCCAGACGCTCGTTGAATTTGACGCCGTTTTCATTCGCGTAGGAGGAATGGGTCAGCGCCTCTTGAAGGAGGTCTATATCGCTGAATTGGTAGCGCAGTTTTTTTTGAAAGGCGCGAAGAAGTTCTTCGCGCCCTTTGTCTGTCTTCATTATCAGTCTTTGCAGCTCTGGATGGCAAGTACTCCGTTATGTCCGCCGAAGCCGAAATTATTTATTATCGCCCGGTCGACCCTGGTCTCTACCGCTTTGTTGGGAACGGTGTTGAGGTCGCAGTCAGGGTCGGGCGTTATCTGGTTTATCGTCGGATGGACTATGCCTTTGTCTATCGCAAGGAGCGTGGCAATCGTCTCAATGGCGCCGGCGGCGCCAAGCGCGTGGCCGACCATCGATTTCGTAGAGTGGACGAGAACTTTTTTCGCGTTATCTTCGCCCAGCAGGCGCTTGATCGCCATCGTCTCCATTTTGTCGTTGAGCGGCGTCGAGGTGCCGTGAGCGTTTATGAGATCTATTTCCTCAGGCTGCCAGCCCGACTTTCTGACGGCCATCGCCATCGCGCGGTATGCTCCGTCGCCGTCGGGATCTGGAGCGGTGATGTGGTGCGCGTCGCATGAGAGGCCGTAGCCGGTCACTTCGGCGTATATATGCGCGCCGCGGGCCTTGGCGTGCTCATATTCTTCAAACACGAGTATTCCCGCGCCCTCGCCGATCACAAAGCCGTCGCGTTCGGCGTCGAAGGGGCGCGAGGCATGCTTGGGGTCATCGTTTCTGTTCGAGAGAGCTTTAAGCGAGGCAAATCCGGCTGTGGCAAGCGGCGATACGGCCGCCTCAGCGCCGCCGGTGAGCATCACGTCGGCGTCGCCGCGCGCGATGCAGTTGTAGGCCTCGCCCATGCTGTTTATCGAGCTCGCGCAGGCTGTTACAACCGCCATGTTCGGCCCTTTAGCGCCAAAGCGGATGGCGATGTAGGCGGCGGGCATGTTGGTGATCATCATCGGCACCATGAAGGGGCTGACCCTGTTGGGGCCTTTTTCGTAGAGTACGCGGGAGTTTTCTTCGAGCGTATGAATGCCGCCCTCTCCGCTGCCCACATAGACGCCGAATAGGTTCTTATCAAGTTTCTCTATGTCAAGTCCTGAATCTTCCACCGCCAGGTCTGCCGCCGCCGCCGCGAAATGGATGATGCGGTCAGTACGGCGAACCTCTTTTTTATCCAGCCAGTTTTCCGGATTGAACTCTTTTACTTCGGCGGCTATTTTCGTAGTATGCTGGGCTGTATCGAATAATGTTATGAAATCGGCGCCGTTTTCCCCGCGCTCAAGGGCGTTCCAGAATGCTTCTTTTCCGATTCCGATTGGGGTGACAGCACCGCAACCTGTGATTACCACTCTTCTGTTGTTCATTGGCGTCATAGGCTCCCTCCTGAGTAAGAGGGGGGACTACAGAGCAGTCCCCCAATGCTTTTCTTAGTCTTCGACTGCAAGCTTCGTCTTAACGTATTCCATCGCCTCGCCGACGGTCGTCAGCTTTTCGGCGTCTTCATCGGGGATCTCGATGTCAAATTCTTCTTCGATTCCCATGATGAGCTCGACGATATCGAGCGAGTCGGCGCCGAGGTCTTCAACAAACGAGGCTTCCGGCTTGATCTGATCCTCTTCCGCGTTAAGGCGGTCCATTACGATTTCCTTAAGTTTGCTCTGTACTTCTTCCATTTTCATAGCATATCTCTCCTTTACGAGTATTCGTTCTCTGATTTTTTTGTTTATGTCAAAAGCCTATTATGGCTTTATAACCGTTTTACTACATTGTAATGCCGCCGTCAACCGCTATGACCTGTCCCTGTATGTATGAGGCGTTTTCAGAGGCAAGGAAGGCGACGGCTCCGGCCACGTCCTGCGGAGTTCCCACACGGCCCGCCGGTATCGATTCGACAAATTTTTCTTTTAGTTCGTCAGAGAGCATGGAGGTCATATCCGTATCGATGAACCCCGGCGCGATCGCGTTGGCGGTGATGCCTTTCGCGGCAACTTCGCGCGCAAGGCTCTTTACGAAGCCGATCATGCCGGCCTTCGCCGCCGCGTAGTTGCACTGCCCCGCGCTTCCGCGCAGCGCGTTTACGGAGGTAATGGCGATGATGCGCCCCCAGCGCCCCTTGAGCATTGGACGCACCGCCTCTTTAGCGCAGTAGAATAGCGAGTTGAGGTCGGTGTCTATCACGTCATCCCATTCGGCCTCCTTCATGCGCATGAGGAGGTTGTCCCTCGTAATGCCCGCGTTGCAGACCAGGATGTTTACGGCGCCCAGCTGTTCCGACACCGTCTTGAACATCTCTTTCACCTCGGCGGCGTCGCCGACGTTGGCCTTGACGGCCACAGCCTCGCATCCCATCGCCCTTATTTCAGCGGCGACTTCGTTCGCGGGGCCTTCGGAATGGCTGTAGTTGGCGGCCACGGAACAGCCGTTCTTAGCAAGCTCCAGGGCGATGGCACGGCCTATGCCGCGTCCCGCTCCGGTCACCAGCGCTACTTTCTTATCCATTGTTCATGCCTCTAAGGTAGTCGGCGGCGATCATGAGCTCTTCCGAGGTTGACACCGCATAGGGACGCTTGCCTTTGCATATCTTTCTCACAAGCCCCGAGAGGACGCTGCCGGGGCCTAGTTCGATATATCCCTCGACACCCTCGCCCTCCATCTCAAGAACAGACTGAGACCACATTACGGGCGAGAAGGTCTGGTTGTAAAGGGCCTCGCGCACCGCGGGGATCTTCTGAACAGGGCGGGCGTTCACGTTCGCGATAATGGGGAATTTTGGTTCGTGCCACTCAATACTCTTGAACGCCTCTTTGAGCTTATCCGCCACCGGACGCATCAGGTCGCAGTGGAAGGGCGCGCTTACCCGCAGCGGCACCACTTTAGCGGTGTATTTCTGCTCGATGAGGGAGACTGCGCGTGCTACCGCTCCGGCATGTCCGGAGATAACGATCTGCGTAGGCGCGTTGATGTTAGCCGCCTGACATACCTCTCCCTTCG from Cloacibacillus sp. includes the following:
- the rnc gene encoding ribonuclease III; translated protein: MKTDKGREELLRAFQKKLRYQFSDIDLLQEALTHSSYANENGVKFNERLEFLGDAVLELVTSNRLFLSYPDYDEGQLTRLRAQIVCKNSLSLWAAEMGVKGLIRIGKSLVKSGPTDSIAADCVEALFGAIFIDGGFQNAAEAVSNFLQTKPEISGAAVVKDPKTELQEYFQQQGMDVPRYEMLERVGPDHASNFKVRLMAGDKILAEAWGASTKEAEFKAAEIALEKIHE
- the fabF gene encoding beta-ketoacyl-ACP synthase II, whose amino-acid sequence is MTPMNNRRVVITGCGAVTPIGIGKEAFWNALERGENGADFITLFDTAQHTTKIAAEVKEFNPENWLDKKEVRRTDRIIHFAAAAADLAVEDSGLDIEKLDKNLFGVYVGSGEGGIHTLEENSRVLYEKGPNRVSPFMVPMMITNMPAAYIAIRFGAKGPNMAVVTACASSINSMGEAYNCIARGDADVMLTGGAEAAVSPLATAGFASLKALSNRNDDPKHASRPFDAERDGFVIGEGAGILVFEEYEHAKARGAHIYAEVTGYGLSCDAHHITAPDPDGDGAYRAMAMAVRKSGWQPEEIDLINAHGTSTPLNDKMETMAIKRLLGEDNAKKVLVHSTKSMVGHALGAAGAIETIATLLAIDKGIVHPTINQITPDPDCDLNTVPNKAVETRVDRAIINNFGFGGHNGVLAIQSCKD
- the acpP gene encoding acyl carrier protein, whose protein sequence is MKMEEVQSKLKEIVMDRLNAEEDQIKPEASFVEDLGADSLDIVELIMGIEEEFDIEIPDEDAEKLTTVGEAMEYVKTKLAVED
- the fabG gene encoding 3-oxoacyl-[acyl-carrier-protein] reductase, with amino-acid sequence MDKKVALVTGAGRGIGRAIALELAKNGCSVAANYSHSEGPANEVAAEIRAMGCEAVAVKANVGDAAEVKEMFKTVSEQLGAVNILVCNAGITRDNLLMRMKEAEWDDVIDTDLNSLFYCAKEAVRPMLKGRWGRIIAITSVNALRGSAGQCNYAAAKAGMIGFVKSLAREVAAKGITANAIAPGFIDTDMTSMLSDELKEKFVESIPAGRVGTPQDVAGAVAFLASENASYIQGQVIAVDGGITM
- the fabD gene encoding ACP S-malonyltransferase, which codes for MKYAMIFPGQGAQRPGMGKDIYERYISAKRIFDEADEALGFSLSDIIFNGTPEELAHTEITQPAILTVSVAMFRALEQEFGTAVEPYCMAGHSLGEYTALVASGALSLADGVRLVHKRGGLMQDAVPLGVGSMAAIIGMELSDVSAICAEAAKGEVCQAANINAPTQIVISGHAGAVARAVSLIEQKYTAKVVPLRVSAPFHCDLMRPVADKLKEAFKSIEWHEPKFPIIANVNARPVQKIPAVREALYNQTFSPVMWSQSVLEMEGEGVEGYIELGPGSVLSGLVRKICKGKRPYAVSTSEELMIAADYLRGMNNG